TTCCGCCGGGTTCGATGAGGGGGGAACTTTCCGCATCCACCGCTTGAGCCTGCCGGCGTTCGTCTTTGCGGCGCTTTACCGTACCGGAGGCGTTCCACCACGGCGGGATCATCGGGGCAGGAAACGTGGGCCTCCCGCCGCTCCGCGGGTCCTCCCGCTTGCTGTCGGGATCGGGGTTGCCTCCGTCACCTGAACGTGTCGTCCTTCGGGCGACCTCAAGGTTTGTCCCGGCCGGGGGCATGGTGTAACTTATTTGTCGTGTTCCCGTAGGATCCCGACGCTTCGGTTGCGATTGGAAAAAGTCGAGAAAAGAGAAGCACGTATGGCTGGAAAAGGCGCTGACCGACTCGGCCGTCCGCCCGGAAAAGCGGTGTCCGGGAAGGGGAGGATATACGGCGGGCTCACGCAGGAGAAGCGGAGGGAAGCCCGCAGGAACCGGCTGCTGGAGGCCGGACTGGAACTTTTCTCCAGCGAGGGCTATCACCGCACCCCCATAGAGCGGCTCTGCGAGGTATCCCACGTGACCACCCGCCACTTCTACGAGCTGTATCCGGGTAAGGAGGAGTTCTTCCGTGACCTGCTCGACACCCTCATCGAGGACTCCCGGCGTGCGGTGCTCGAGGCCCTGGGAAAGGAGTTCGCGGACCCCGTGGAGACGGCAAGGGCGGGGATATCCGCCTTCGTGCACTCTTACCTGGACGACCCGCGCCGGGTGCGCGTCATCCTGGTGGAGGCGGTGGGTATAAGCCCGGAGATGGAGCGGCACCGGCGGGGGCTCATCCACGACTTCGCCGGTATCATAGAGGCGAAGGCAAAGGAAATGGCACGCCGCGGCATGATTCCGGAAAGGGATTATTCCCTGGGGTCGCTGGCCCTGGCGGGGGCGGTGAACGAGCTCATGATCGACTGGGTGTATTCCGATTCACCGCCTCCCCAGGAAAGGGTCATCGAGGAGATCGTGGACCTTTTCCGCCTGGTGATCTTCGGGTTGAACGTTCTCAGGGGCAGGCTTTGAGCCCCTTTTCGACGGCGCGGCTTTCTACTTCACGTACCACTTCGCCGGGTGGGAGTCCTTATCGGACCGTCTTCAGGAAGGGCGGAACGGGGGCGTTCCTACCCGTACGCGCATGGCTTATAATGGACACAGGTGGGCGACTGCCGGGGCAACACGCGGAAGGGTGACCGAGCTGGCCTAAGGTGATCGCCTGCTAAGCGATTGTGCGGGTAAAACCGCACCGTGGGTTCGAATCCCACCCCTTCCGCCAGCAACCAGCCGGGAGAAGGACGCGGACTCTCCCGGTTTGCTTGTCCTTGAATCCGCTTCGGGCTGGGGGAGTCGGCCCGCTGAAAGGCGGGACCGTGGCGGAATGGGTATTCGCCGACGGACCGCATGGGACGGGCAGAAGCTCCACGGCCGCAGGGAAAGGATCCAAACCGGTCGGGAAAGGAGGAGGAATTGACCAGGAGAAGGCTGCGCAAGATAGTCGCCCGGGAGATGGGGCGGAAGTCCGTCGGGCGGGAGAGGCACCGGGAGCGGAGGAGGGAGAGGAGGCGCCGCGGGAGCAAAGTGGCTTTCCTGCTGGGTGCGGGAGCGGGGGTCCTTGCCGCCCGCGCCTACTTGGAGAGGCCGATCCCGGGCGCGGGAAGGGTGACCCTGGCCGATGAACAGCCCGGGCCCCTGAGCACCATGATGGCCGAGCTCATGAAAGGGCTGCTCAAGGACCCCCAGAAGAAAGCCCTGGCTGACGGCCTGAACCTCTCCTTGGCCCTGCAGGACCTGAACAACCCCGACCTGGCCGCCACCATGCGTTTCGCGGGAAGCGACGTCACGGTGAGCAACGGCGTGGCGGAGGACACCGACGTGTACGTGGGGACCGAGCTGGGAGTGCTCCTGAGCCTGGCCAAGGCGGGCAAGGGCAGGCAGTTCATCGAGTGGCTGCGGTCCGAGGAGGGGAGGAAGGTCGTCGAGGCCGTGCGCGGGGGGCGTTTCAGGATAAGGGGCGTGGCGCGCAAGCCCCTGCAGATGCTCCGCTTCCAGAAGCTTCTGACCCCCTCCGGCTGACATACGGCAGCGCGGGAGGTTTTTCACCGCCGGGAGGAGCCGTTGCAGCCCGGTTTACCTCCGGGAAAGATCAGCCTCTTGACCGTCTCGCGCAGCTCCTCGAGCTTGAAGGGCTTGGTTATGTAGGCCTCCGCGCCCATCTCCCGGCATCTTGCCCGGTCCTCCATCCCGCTCTTGGCGGTGAGCATGATGATGGGGATGTCCCTGGTCTCGCCGGAGGCCTTGAGCTGCCGGAGGACCTCGTAGCCGTCCATGCCGGGCATCATGATGTCCAGCAGGATGATGTCCGGTTTTTCGGCGGCCGCCAGGCGCAGGGCCTCCCGGCCGCTGGGCGCCGTGTACACCTTGATGCCTATCTTGGCCAGGTTGAGCTCCAGCAGTCGGAGGAACAATTGATCGTCGTCCACCACCAGGGCTCGAGCTTCCATTATTTCCCTCCGAAGCCCGGCCGACACCCTACCCTATTAGTTTACCCCGCTCTACTTCCCGCAAAACCCGCTTTTCCGGGAAACGAAGTGCCCGGTACCGCTCCGGGTTTCCTTTCCCGCCCCGCTTCATGCGAAACCCGGTACCTCGCAGGTGGCAGGATCTCCCAAGCTACCATCCTTTTCCCATGATACATTTCCTCGGCAGCCATGTTTTCGGAAAATGAACCCCCCTTCAGGTATCCCTTGAACGGGATCTCTGCCTGCCAAGTGGTGAATCTTGCATGCATCTGCTCCTTGGCGCTCCACGCGCCGGCAGTTGAGGGCTTCCATTGGGCACGGGGAGGAGACGGGAGAAGCAATCGGCGGCAAGGAGGGGATCCGGGCCGGTACGGCCTTTGGCAAGGTGACCGGAAAATGACGGAAAGACGCGGTTATCCCGCATGTTTGGCGGTATTGAATTGGATTGACACCGGCTTTCCTCTTGCAAGTTTTCGATTATCGATCTGCCGGATGATTCCGGGTGGTCCTCCAGGGACGAGGCGGACAACCCGTGGCAGGGGAAGCAAGCACCGGGATATCCCGTTTTTTGACCCTCGGTCCCGGAGCTCCGCTCGGACCTCAAGCCGCGATGTGTCGGGTCCCGTTGACAGCCCGGGGAGCGGACCCTAATATATGACTGACTGTCCAGTTTTTTCCGATACTATGAAATGTATGCCGCAAAGGAGGAAGGCTTTGGCGCGAAAGAAAAACCAGGCGACGAAGAAGGAAGGCGCAAGGCGGTCCGCGCCGGGCTGGGAGGCGGAGGAGTTCCTGCGGGTCTTCCGGAGCCGGACGGGAAACGCCGTTACCCGCAACCGGCTGGAGCGCTACCTGCGGGAGGGGCTCGTGTTCCCGCCGGGGAAGGATGGCCGTTTCGACGAGACCCACCTGGAGCGTCTGCAGATGCTTGAGCACCTGCGCTCCCGCTACGGGATGAGTATGCGGGACATGGCGGGGATATTCGGGGTGCTGGAGGGTAAGCGCGAGGAGCCCTCCCGGGAGGGGGCGGCCGAGAGGGGGGATGACCGGAGGAGGAAGATCATCGCCAACGCGGCGCGCCTCTTCGCCGGCAAGGGCTACCACGGCACCACGGTGGACGAGATCGTGCAGGCCACGGGGATCGCCAAGGGGACCTTCTACCTCTATTTCGAAAGCAAGGAGGACCTGCTGGTCGAGGTGATCAAGAACCTCATCGACGAGACTCTGCAGAGGATAGACGAGAAACTGCGCGGGAAGGGGAGGAGCGATTTCATAACCCGCATCGAGGCCAAGGGGGAGGAGCTCCTCGGGCTTTACCTCGAGAACAGCGAGCTACTGTACATGCTGCTCGGGGAGACGGTGGGCAACCACCGCCTGCAGGAACAGCTCCACGAGGTCTACGAGCGGCTCGCGGAGCGGCTGGAGGAGGACCTGCAGTGGGGGGTGCAGGAGGGGGAGATATTTCCCTACCAGGACCTGCGGACGGTGGCCTACGCCCTGGTGGGCATGGGGCAGACGGTGGCCATCCTGGTCTCGGGGTCGGACCGGGAACAGCTGCCCAGGATACGGGCCACCGTGGACCAGCTCATCCGGCGCATTTTCTCGCGCTGAGTCCAGCTCCCGCCCGTAGGCAGGGCCAGCCTTGCCTTCTGGTGGGTAAAGAAATTACGCCTCTCTCTTTCTTAAGCCTCCCCCTTTCCTTGTCGGGAGGGCGCTTTAGCGCGTCTTTGGAAGGGGCAGCTGCCGTCTCCCCCCGACGGGAAGTTTGATGGAAGAGGCTCCTGCCCGCGGTTCGGCCCACAAAATAGAGGACCCCGGTTTCCGGCAAACCGGGGTCAGCAGGGAGGGAGGTGCTCCGGTAGGGGTACCAGAGCACGGATGAGGTCACATCCTTATCCACCGTCCTTCCCTGATCCCCCTCCGGGGGCGGGAAGGTGTTAATAAGTGATGCTACCTTCAGGTTTACATATATACACCTTTTCGGATGAATAATCAAGACATTTGTTTTTTCGACTTTCCGGTTCCCTCCAATTGCCGCATAAGCGCCTTGATGCGCCGTGCACG
The sequence above is a segment of the Actinomycetota bacterium genome. Coding sequences within it:
- a CDS encoding TetR family transcriptional regulator, which encodes MARKKNQATKKEGARRSAPGWEAEEFLRVFRSRTGNAVTRNRLERYLREGLVFPPGKDGRFDETHLERLQMLEHLRSRYGMSMRDMAGIFGVLEGKREEPSREGAAERGDDRRRKIIANAARLFAGKGYHGTTVDEIVQATGIAKGTFYLYFESKEDLLVEVIKNLIDETLQRIDEKLRGKGRSDFITRIEAKGEELLGLYLENSELLYMLLGETVGNHRLQEQLHEVYERLAERLEEDLQWGVQEGEIFPYQDLRTVAYALVGMGQTVAILVSGSDREQLPRIRATVDQLIRRIFSR
- a CDS encoding response regulator, whose translation is MEARALVVDDDQLFLRLLELNLAKIGIKVYTAPSGREALRLAAAEKPDIILLDIMMPGMDGYEVLRQLKASGETRDIPIIMLTAKSGMEDRARCREMGAEAYITKPFKLEELRETVKRLIFPGGKPGCNGSSRR
- a CDS encoding TetR/AcrR family transcriptional regulator; the encoded protein is MAGKGADRLGRPPGKAVSGKGRIYGGLTQEKRREARRNRLLEAGLELFSSEGYHRTPIERLCEVSHVTTRHFYELYPGKEEFFRDLLDTLIEDSRRAVLEALGKEFADPVETARAGISAFVHSYLDDPRRVRVILVEAVGISPEMERHRRGLIHDFAGIIEAKAKEMARRGMIPERDYSLGSLALAGAVNELMIDWVYSDSPPPQERVIEEIVDLFRLVIFGLNVLRGRL